From the Musa acuminata AAA Group cultivar baxijiao chromosome BXJ3-7, Cavendish_Baxijiao_AAA, whole genome shotgun sequence genome, one window contains:
- the LOC135642914 gene encoding peptide-N4-(N-acetyl-beta-glucosaminyl)asparagine amidase A-like, with protein MHPNLYELSFLLLHLYFAAFVCTTGASSPSLFDGNLELPGGSIPSVSLEHLDPTLPPALPTQTPHCSLVVLQHDFADTVGATPASANYTHPSDCPFPWTRVVLELSVVATDVQESRVAAIWIDGAEVLRTVTPIPMARGAFWRVHKDVTRYTALLRRLADGGGVISMMLENSNKVIPGVFSANVSLHYFRGPVDDGGSKSMSNAAHPSVRSLYREPADHVLPISKPDGQYGSGFWYRIDNETGVESTTVAIPRNTYRAVLEIFVSYHGEDESWYTNPLRNNYLHQPTATKASAPRANGAFRQVYATIDGKYVGGHVPFPVIYSSAINPVFWSPVAAIGAFDMPSYDLDLTPFLALMLDGRPHEIGLGVCSALPHWLVNANLHLWVDYWSDAVQAGPVEYFVPAIQMNRNAEWRNPDGQSEIGAEGLERFAGWVSSSRGNLTTEVRHKIKLKSQVQVQNRGAVTQIDFILKERTMVTVMRGNQWLARAQTVMDAPLQVQTAIVNAAGVPVLQKTRFFHQLMEAVSLSEGQAGATTTRELTDRQDAEGSALVGGGWGSGRSRSSYQYRDGSKCYARNVATAGGAVIQDRKASCFAVADDA; from the coding sequence ATGCATCCCAATCTATATGAGTTAtcctttctcctcctccatctctaCTTTGCCGCCTTCGTTTGCACCACAGGGGCATCATCACCATCTCTTTTTGATGGCAATCTTGAGCTCCCGGGAGGTTCCATTCCAAGCGTGTCACTAGAACACTTAGACCCCACCCTCCCCCCGGCCCTCCCCACCCAGACTCCGCACTGTTCCCTGGTCGTCCTCCAACACGACTTCGCTGACACCGTCGGCGCGACGCCGGCCTCCGCCAATTATACTCACCCCTCAGACTGCCCCTTCCCATGGACGCGCGTCGTCCTCGAGCTCAGCGTCGTCGCCACAGACGTCCAGGAGTCCCGAGTCGCCGCCATCTGGATCGACGGCGCCGAGGTCCTCCGCACCGTCACCCCCATCCCCATGGCTCGCGGCGCTTTCTGGCGCGTCCACAAGGACGTCACCCGCTACACGGCCCTCCTCCGCCGCCTGGCTGATGGCGGCGGCGTTATCTCCATGATGCTGGAGAACTCAAACAAGGTCATTCCCGGCGTCTTCAGCGCCAACGTCTCCCTCCATTACTTCCGCGGCCCGGTCGACGACGGCGGGTCGAAGTCCATGTCTAATGCGGCGCACCCTTCCGTTAGATCCCTTTACCGCGAGCCCGCGGACCACGTCCTCCCCATCTCCAAGCCCGACGGACAATATGGATCCGGCTTTTGGTACCGTATTGACAACGAAACCGGCGTCGAGTCCACCACCGTCGCCATCCCCAGAAACACATACCGCGCCGTCCTTGAAATCTTTGTGTCATATCATGGCGAGGATGAATCATGGTACACTAATCCATTGAGAAATAACTATCTTCACCAGCCAACTGCAACCAAGGCTTCGGCACCGCGAGCCAACGGCGCGTTTCGGCAGGTCTACGCCACAATCGACGGGAAGTACGTAGGCGGGCACGTTCCCTTTCCGGTCATCTACTCGAGCGCCATCAACCCCGTCTTCTGGTCCCCGGTGGCGGCAATCGGCGCGTTCGACATGCCGTCCTACGACCTCGACCTGACGCCGTTCCTGGCGCTGATGCTCGACGGGCGGCCCCACGAGATCGGGTTGGGTGTGTGCAGCGCCCTGCCACACTGGCTCGTGAACGCCAACCTCCACCTCTGGGTCGACTATTGGTCGGACGCGGTGCAGGCCGGTCCGGTGGAGTATTTTGTCCCAGCCATCCAGATGAACCGCAACGCCGAGTGGCGCAACCCCGACGGCCAGTCCGAGATCGGGGCCGAGGGGCTCGAACGGTTCGCCGGGTGGGTGAGCTCGTCGAGGGGTAACCTCACCACCGAGGTGCGGCATAAGATCAAGCTGAAGAGCCAGGTGCAGGTGCAGAACCGCGGGGCGGTGACCCAGATCGATTTCATCCTCAAGGAGAGGACGATGGTGACTGTGATGAGAGGAAACCAGTGGCTCGCCCGGGCGCAGACGGTGATGGATGCTCCCTTGCAGGTGCAGACCGCGATCGTGAACGCGGCGGGCGTGCCGGTGCTGCAGAAGACGCGGTTCTTCCACCAGCTGATGGAGGCGGTGAGCCTGAGCGAGGGGCAGGCCGGGGCGACGACGACGAGAGAGCTGACCGACCGGCAGGATGCGGAGGGATCGGCTCTGGTGGGCGGCGGATGGGGGAGCGGAAGGAGCCGATCGTCATACCAGTACAGGGACGGGAGCAAGTGCTACGCTCGGAACGTGGCCACGGCTGGCGGGGCGGTCATCCAGGACAGGAAGGCCTCCTGCTTTGCCGTGGCTGATGATGCCTGA